AGCCTCCTCCAAATCCACACACCTATTTTACCTCAATTCATGGACACCAACACTCTGACTCCTGGATCTTGTGCTATTATTTATCGAACTAGACCGGATAAGCATTATTTTCTTCGGCCAGccaaatgcacaaaataagaaaGCAAATGACAAACAAAACTGTCCCTAGTAGACACTGTAGCTGCTTTTTAATTATCTTATCTGCAACCTTAGCAGTGAAAGCCTTCAGTTCCagtttttaattttatatcttttgtttctttcatTTAAACTTTCTGAAGAGCTATTAATATCATCCTCTATACCTCATCATCATAGACACATCCAGAAAATGTTGCTTATGCATAGTTGATAATGAGATTACAAGTGTAGTCAGCTGAAACTAATGGAATTTACAATATCAACTACAATGAAAGAACTGTGTAGGTGTAACTTCTTACATCGCCTGAATGGAGAATTCTTTCACATCGCATCCTCTTGCTCCACTTCTCATGATCTCCTACATCATCCCTGTTATTATAAATTGGTAACAGTCCCTGCTCTTCAATGCTAATTATTCTGAACAAAAATTTAGGAATAATATAACCGAGGCAGAAATGACAATGCCAGTGCCCAACAGGCAGGAGGAATACAGCTCACCCAAATGCAGCCGTACTATATATTGGGCACTGATTGACATTTGTCAAACCTCAATAATGCTCTGTACTTGAAGATTTCCAATAACATACTTGTGAGTCAAAAACATGTAGCGAACGCCTCCAAGCATCTCTATGTTGCAGgctaatctctctgtgaatcttgggCTGCAGAATAACCATGTCTTCTGATTAGCTTACTTTCTATACAAGTAGCAAGATTTGTCGGTAGATTAATTAGCTCTGTAAATTGCATCAAAAGtcaaaaatgaaaaatatgaaTGAGTGACAAATTAGAATGCTACAAGCTAAATGCAACTATAAAAatctataaattataaaatttcatCAAATTTTCCTCAATTTATACCACAGCAGCTTGTAACAAGACACTTTAGGTGAAGTGGAAATTGTTTGGTATTGGAAAGGATATTTGCTCACCATCAACAAAATTTCTGCACAATAAAATTAAATACAAGGCTAACTTGGATTAAGACCTTGGGGTATCAATTAAAATTAAGTGAGAAAGAAACTGCATCTCAGTTTGTGGGTCTTAAAATGCCAGATAATGAAAAAGCCTGcattagaaaaaaaatcattttattccTCAAGCTTGTTCAATTTCTGATCTCTTATATTGTTATTCTGCAGTATCTGCTGTGAGTTGGTAGTAAATATTAGCGAATTTTATCATTATTAGACATCTGAGTAACCTTCTTAACACTTGATTTCCTTTCTGTGGTTAAATATTCTATGTTGATGTTTCTATTTATATGCtgcaataaaaatagaaaaaatatccTCTCCCATGTACAGAGCCTGGATTGGCACATAAAATGAAGGAATGAGGGCCAGAAAGAAACAGCTTCCTTTTATTATGTATCTATGGTCAATATTATTCAAAGTGACTCATAACTTCATAAAAAAATagcaattaaaataattaaaagaatCCTTATCTATTTCCTGATACCTCAAGATCTTAATTATTGTGAGATAGGAAGTGACAAAATCTTTTTGGTCAGGTATATTGTCCAGAAGGACCTTGAGAAATTCAAAATCAGATATTGTAAATTTGAGTGGATGGTCCGTGACCCAAATGAAAATTAGAGAaataacttttttatttttggcaAGTAATTAAGAATTAACTTAGCATTGAGACATTGCAAACTTTAATATTGTAATATACATCCAGTTAAAAGGTCACATAAAATATAAGATTGGTCAAAAACATAGAAAAACTATTATAATGCCTCTATTCATCAGAAGAACTGTGGTTAACACACATGTGATTCCACATTTTATGAGACAGGCACTAGATAAAGGGTGTTGTTTTTTCTTTATATTAGGTTTATTTTGTTTGTTGCAttctttcttattttcttttttctgttgGACAGGTTGGGAAGGTGGGAAGCATGATCTATGTATTAAGGAAGTGGTTGCATTAGCATTAGTTACTATCATCCAGGAACATTTTATTTGGTTCTGCAATGAGATTAATTACCTATCAACAAGTATGTTCCCTTCAGGGTGAGTGACAAAGTAGGAAGTTGCACCATAAGATCTCTCAGAGTGATAACCACAATGATAGACACCCTGCACATTAGTGAGTAATTATACAAAAATGCAATAATAAATGTTGAAAAGAGGTGCAGTTATCTTAACTTTCTCTCCTATTGGTTATTCTAATTTCTAGAAAAAGTATCTCAACTCATCAGATATTGAATCAAGTAGAAAGTTGATAGAAGCAGATGGTAAAAATTGAATTTTCCAATGATAGTGGAAACAGAATTTTCAAAGGCAACTTTTTACTCAAGAAATCaaatcacattatatatatatataatggtttgTAATTTGAGTGTGGTATCTAGGATTACAAGATTAACCATGTATTTTGTGTATTATAtaatttccttccctcctctaaaaTCATTTGCTATTTCATAACTGAATAAAAAATGCAGACAAAGGTTCGAGGCTTCAATCTAGACTTTGAGTTGTTGAATGGTAAAAGGTATTGAGCAAGTTTTTGACAATATCAAGCCAAGTATAAAGTAGCTCCCATCTTTGCTGACTTGGTTGGTTGGAGAGAGGATTTATAGAGGAAAATAACAACAAAAGTTTCACATTTGAACTTTGCACCAGAAATTCATATTACATTACAGCATAAGATCAATGCATTAATTAAGCAGATAACAAGAAAATCAAAGCAGCAACATACAGGGATGTTCTGCTCATCTATTGGAAGAGGAAACATCTTCTGAACTTCGAGAATCTTGTTGTTGGGCCTCTCAGTGTGTATTGAGCTGGTTGGACAAGAAAGCAATGCCTGCAATTGAATATAATGATTAAAGTTAGAGGAGCATGCCTCCATGCATAAAAATCTTCGGTGCTACTTTTTCCGAAAGTCTGCTACTTGAATGGTCTTAAGCTTCCAGAATCTTATGTAGCAGAGTAGAATATTCTTTGCCATATTCTTAGGTCAATGACCAAGAAATGTTCCCAAAAGGCACATAAATTGACTGGGGAAGATTTTGTGGCACAACTTAAATTATATCTAAGATCATTAGTTCATGCCCATCTATGTGAAACTATTTCAGGGTTATAATGCCTGGATTtagcaaagaaaaaagaaaatttgcaAACCATAAAATGTTAACCAaaatttgtataatttttttatttcttcctcCTTTGATAGATAAAGGCATTTAAGATTGCACATCACCACCAAAGAGCAAAGATCTGTTTTTCTCTGACTTCCGAAAGTCTATAAGTAGTGGAAGTGCCTTTATTACTTGACCAGAAAATAAGTTTAACTATTTAACTACTTCTTTTAGTGTGCATTAATGAAATCCAAACTGACACAACTATCTGAAATATCTGAGttcatttatcatcaaaatatcataACTCTATCGTGTTGGTTCACAAATTGTAGCAAGATTTTATCACACAACACCAAAATTGTTGAGGACCAGCCCTAGCGAGTTAAGAGACTCTATTTTATGTTAAATGAACTCAAGAATTTCAGTACAGTTCACTTATCACAACGAATTAGATGATCAATTATATCCAGTACTCAAGTTCATTATTGTCAAAATCTCACAACTCTCTAATGTAGGTCCTCAACAAATTTTACCTTCAAGACAATTCTGAGGAACAGATATAAAAGGTGAAAAGAAAGGATGCCTTAATTATCCAATCCTTTGATTTTCCCTCAGAAAACAAGTTTACTAATTAGTTGCCTAAAATCTACCTGATTAATTACCAGGATCACAAGAAACTTTATTTATTTGCAGCAAGGAGTTAACAATTACTTACCTGGAGGGCTTTAATCCTTTCTTCCTCGCTACTCGGCTGTCTGGTCACGGCAGACATGTCATCTACCCGCGTAAAAACCTCCTGCATACAAATAACCCCACATAAACACCAAAACTATCAAATACTACAGGTTCAGCAAAGAGTCATCAACTCGATCACTCACCGGAGCCATCCAACGGCAGGTATCGCAATCGATGCACAGGTGATCTACGGACGAACAAACAAAGATTAAAAAACAAGTCATGAGTCCCAAATTACCCGCCAACGATCAAATTCCAACTTACCTACAAAGAATTCCCCCTCCACGTTCTGTGACCGCTTCCGACGACCGGCGACGGTGGCCGTGGCGCTCTCGGCAAAGCGTCGGCCAGCATCTCGGCTCCTGCTGGTGAAAGAGAATGGATTTGGGAGCCGATATGTAGGGCACAGGAAGCCACCTCGAAGAGCCATTTCCAGAATTACACTCGCACCCACTTCCTTCCCCTCTCGGTGGCGGTAAAATGAAAACTAAAACCTAGTTCTCCATTTTTTGGGGCCGCGAAGTCTTTGTggataaaataaaagaaacatatatatatatatatatatatatatatatatatatatatatatatatatatacacacacaaaagataaatgatgatttttcactAAGATAAGTGAGGAAGACGTacacaaatataaatataaatataaacatataaatatataaatagtaATCTTATTTAAATTCCTATCCAGCACTGTGTAAGAAGAAAGAGTGCACCAATAATTACCTCAAAATATCCATCTCATTGTCACATTTGGTGAAATGCTGATCGACACGTGACAATCGTGCAGGCTCTTTGATTAATACTTGAGACACACGTGACTTCAATTTTATATCGCACAAGACACACGTGTCCCAACGACAACCACAGACGTGGTTTCCAAGcaaccgattcagaaccatgtggCTGTAAATTGCACATACAAATCATGTGGGCATAAATTAGTATAAGCGCTCGGATCTCTTCCTGCTGCTGATTTAAATACATTGCACAGACGTGGTTTCCAAGCAAACGACTCAGAATCATGTGGCTGTAGATTGCACATACAAATCATGTGGGCATAAATTAGTATAAGCGCTCGGATCTCTTCCTGCTGCTGATTTAAATACATTGCAGGTGGGTAATTGGAGAGCACCACAAGGATATCAAGACTTCGGTGTTCTTCCTTCCTTGAAATCCTCTCTGTTCAGCTTTTGATCTTGCGGCGTTCGATCCTTGCTTCAGAGATGGTGAGAGGCTGTGGCTTCCACTTCGTCACAGAGGTTGCGCCACCGAAGCTGATCGCAGTTGTCAAGCACAAGGCTCCGCAGATGTTGGACACcattgaggaggaggaagaggagctgGATTCACAGGAAACACTCGCAGTGCCACGGGAAAGCAGTCCAAACAAATGGCTACAGAactagaagagaagaagatgtGTACCATGGGAATATGCTGATGCAGCTCCAAGTTTTGAGTGGAAGGCTATTTGTCTTCACTGGATTTAGCTCACCTTTGTCTGAGAACAGATGTTCTTTGaagtttttttcttcatttagcTTAGGCAATAGTTCCATGAGAATGATGTGTAGTGTGATGTTGCATATGTAATCCATAATGCCTAAAGATACTGGTCTGATTGCATCCATCATCTTCTGAGCAATTTCTGTTGGATGCTTTTTCTGAAGCCTGGATGAGAGAGTGCCACTGGGTTAAATTAGATCACTGAATTCCAAACATCAACAAAGCCATGAGAGAAGCCAAGCGCCTCCCCTACTTGACAACAACCTGTTTTTACCTCCACTTATCTTGACCCCCACCAGCAATCAAGCCAGCCGTCCTTTTGCCCATTCTTGAAGCCTTCCTGGCTTGGAATTTTAGCGAGAAGCATCACGGGTTCATGCCAGTCACCAGCAATTCCAGGTTTTTGTTTCATAATGGTGACAGTTTGGTTTAAGGGATGGAGGAACTTAGTAGATGCTCAGCAATGTCACCTAACCTGTCCAAAAAGATTGgaagtaaaaaatataattagaagGAGAACATACCAAATTTCTAGATATATATTTGATGTGTTAGTTTGAAAAGTTAATACAACCAGACTACACCATAGAGTTGATCCTAGCAGGAAATAGTGATCCCAGCGTAGAAAAAGAATATTCTGGTACCAAAGGAACAAGAAAGAGAAACAACAAAATATAATACAAATATAGAAATAGCACAAAAAAGATTTGTATGGTTCATCACCTTTACTTACATCCATGGAGAATAAAATTTGATTATTTCAtatgagaataataaaatattgGAAGAAAAACACTCTATCTTGACTTAACTCATACTCAACTTTTTGTATGAATACATAAACCTTGAAGacaaatttttatcataactTTTCTGGATCAACTAGAGAAAGTTCCAAGATTATACCTGATAAAATCCTTGAGATTCATAAGGTATTTATAGGGCAACAAGTCCCTGACcacgaaaggatttttttttttaagtaaaaaatCTTTTCAAACTTGAATTCATTATCATATAACTTATATTGAAAGAAACATATTTTCCAGTAATGAATCCGTTTAACATAATAGTCATTATCTTGGTGATAATACTTTATCAACTTTGTGTCTCTTGTAGCAAAACATGAAAAATTGACCGACTTGAAAAATACATCATAATTACACACACAAATTAATTCATGGTTCACCGTCATTTTTCTCTTCTGTTAACCTCATGTTTTGTGGGGTTATATCGTAATTACACACATGAATTAGTTCATGGTTCACCATCATTTTACACTTCCATTAACCTTGAGTTTTGTCGGGTCCTTTTAGATGGGCAAGACAAGGATAGCCTCTTCTCAACCTTAGCTTgtcttgagaaaaaaaaaaaaaagagaaaaacacttGGTTCAACACTTATACAAATAAATAACCAATTCATCATGTATGGCGGGAAGTGAACCAATGATGACATTTAATTTTGTAGAGAAGCATTCATTTCTTTGTCTTTCTATCAAAAAAGAACTTTTTTTCTTTACAATTGTCTATATCTCAAAATCATTCACCtcactttttcttttttcagaACAAAACTTCGCGTTGTAGGCTTGTGGATAACTATATTTCCCTACATGTGTAACCTAATTTCAGCTTTCGATGCAATCATTCTTTTATCAGGATGATGAACCATTAAAATAACTTTTAAAACTCCATCTTCAATCATCACCTCATaaacaaaaaatattcaaaaaaatctTATGTCATTCAAATATCTTATGCGATTATAGGCAAACCCCCCAAGTCACTACTTTTTTTTTGCAGTATAAAATATCTCAATTTAGGGTTTTTACATGTCTGTCATTCAAATCTTATACcattaaaaaatcaaatattaattcatatatgcTATCAAGTTGAATTAATAAGCCATATCCCGTGAATATTATACTAAGAGGATGCTAACTAATTATCTAGCtaaattaaacatacaatttaccTCAGGAAACAGCCCAAAAGAACGATGTATATGACCACACGATGATGTCCTACTTGGAAAGAGATTTATAGAATTCGAGAAATCATACAATCCATCGACTGCTGCCCCGCCATGCTGTGGCGCATGGCCGCCCCAAGAGCCCTCAGCGTCTCGCTGCTGGCTTTGCTCTTCCTTGGTTGCCGCAGGATCTCTGGGGTTTTGGTGTTCGCTCGGATTTGGGAGGAGACGAAAAGGACACCTCCTGAAGCATTTAAATAGTTGAGCCGGGTCGGGCCGTTGTCGGCTTAAAATTGGGAGTCGGACCGGTGTCGGCTTGGTTTAATCCATGGCGGTCTATTAGATCTGGCGAGGACCGAAAGAATCGATCTttgctctctccctccctctgccTTTGCCCATGGCGGCTTCGACTGCTCGGTTGGTTGAGAGGCGGCTCACCTCTCTATTGGATCGAAGTCTTCGATCCCAAAACCTTCTTCCCCAAGGTACCTCTTTTAATCCAAGAATCTCTCTTCCAGATTTGCATCAAATGTTTTTTCGAACTTTTGTCGCAATTCTTTCGGCCCTCTTGTAATTATTTTCAGCCAAAGATCTTTAATGTTTTGTAGATCAATTTGGAAGTACATGAAGGCGCTTTATGGGTCGTCGTTTTCCTTGTTCAACTTCTTAAGTAATTGTAGGAGATAGTAGTATGTAGACTCTGTCGAGAGATTTTGGTGCTTGAGAATGACGATTAGACGGGAATATTGACTATTTATTCTATCTTTTTCTGTATCGTGAATGCTCGCCTCTTGGTTTATTATAGCAACTCTTCAAGAAATTTGATGATGCTTCCTTTGTTGGAGCTAAAGCTCGTTTAAGACAGATAAGAATGAATTGAAGTGTGGAATTAAGTTTTCGTGGGGTTGCTTAGTTTATGAGTGTTAGAAACAGCTTCTGTCGGGATAGTGGTAACATAATCAAAATCCTTATCAATTTAGGTTGTCATGAACATTTGAATTGGATTACCCCAGGAACAAAGCATTAGTTTGCCCCCATCCTGAAGTGTGAAATATGAAGGGTTTATTTGGTAGGATTAGTTTCTTTTTCCAGGTTCCAGGTGATGGTTGGTTGATCTGATATTTCTGTCAGGGGTAGAATACAAAGTTGGCCATTTGTGAATAAAGCATAAGGAGGGTTCTACCTATTGACAACAAATGCAGCTTTGAAGGCCTAGTGTTGTTCATCACAAAGTGTCAacatcaaagaaaataaaaacttgaGAAATAGCAGTGAAAGAAAGAGAACATACATCACTGAAGTTGTTCAATGAGTATGATGTTCTTGCACGAGTTTCTCATGAGTTGCAAAATAAAGAAACATCAAATTTAAGTTTATGTTTGATGTGGTAATCCATATTCAGTGGATGAGGAGGCCACAAAGCTATTGCTGCAAAgagatgtttttatttttttctgttgTTCCTAAAATATTATCTGCTTATTAGGGACATTACGGTACAGAGCTCAATGGGCACAAAGGATTCATGTAGCCAATCTCAAAGAGTTGGGACATTATGGTTTGTTGTTATTTTCATAGTACTGTGATTATCTTCAAAGGAACACTAAAAGATGTTATTGCAAAATTATAGATATTCTATATGATACTTTGATGTCAGTGTTCCTTCACATAGGCTTCTTTTTAAGGTTttacatcataatattttttgatatatgaATTTAGATAAAATATTGTACTTTCTTGTGAAAGACTAATTGTGCATGTATATTTTCTGCATTGGCTACTAATAAGCCATCCCTTGGGATGGCCTAGATAATTCTACAACCTTTCTAGTTCGTCAACTTTTATCATGTTTCCTGGTGTTTCCTGTTAAATGTCAGAAATTTTACATTCTGCGATGAAGTTGATTATTCATAATACTAAACATAAAAATTATTTGTTGATGCAGGATATGCATGTTGTTCCTGTTTAGCTAAGGGCATAAGAGGTGTCCAAACAAAGACAGAAACACCTAATATAGTCAATAAAGATGACAAGAATTCTAAATCTTGTCAGGATGATTCAAAACCAGTTTCCAACTCAATCAAAACAGTTAGTGCAATTGATGAGGAGAACAACATTAAGTATAGAGCTTTCTCTAGCCTAAAAGCATCCACGAGACATGATCTTGCCATGATCTTTACATGCAAGGTCTGTGAGACTAGATCAGTGAAGACAGTCTGCCGTGAATCATA
The DNA window shown above is from Musa acuminata AAA Group cultivar baxijiao chromosome BXJ2-4, Cavendish_Baxijiao_AAA, whole genome shotgun sequence and carries:
- the LOC103980585 gene encoding uncharacterized protein C24H6.02c; protein product: MAASTARLVERRLTSLLDRSLRSQNLLPQGYACCSCLAKGIRGVQTKTETPNIVNKDDKNSKSCQDDSKPVSNSIKTVSAIDEENNIKYRAFSSLKASTRHDLAMIFTCKVCETRSVKTVCRESYEKGVVVARCGGCNNLHLIADRLGWFGEPGSVEDFLAAQGEEVKKGSVDTLNLTLEDLAGTKSS
- the LOC135609526 gene encoding uncharacterized protein LOC135609526, whose protein sequence is MALRGGFLCPTYRLPNPFSFTSRSRDAGRRFAESATATVAGRRKRSQNVEGEFFVDHLCIDCDTCRWMAPEVFTRVDDMSAVTRQPSSEEERIKALQALLSCPTSSIHTERPNNKILEVQKMFPLPIDEQNIPGVYHCGYHSERSYGATSYFVTHPEGNILVDSPRFTERLACNIEMLGGVRYMFLTHKDDVGDHEKWSKRMRCERILHSGDVEISTADVENKLCGEGPWDIATDLKLIYTPGHTEGSVCLYYKPLKVLFTGDHLYGSEESDLAFSVIYNQQSVSLQLKSIRKLLDFDFEWILPGHGRRVTFRDNQEKNSALEAFLARQEPLYA